One genomic window of bacterium includes the following:
- a CDS encoding Ig-like domain-containing protein, whose product MQRRLPVQFWLPMGTLLSVALWYGCEQKGDFSPVSSARDNLAFIEAIIIDPPVIMPQATATIEARIVNEQQEPAPGENVRFTATRGSFGAAGPDTTVVTDNYGKARTSYTAPADTGNVSLHVELLSMQATQTRTISVTTTGSDPNGLVSAIADDDTLFADNGASSTRIRARVRTASNNPVGGAEVNFSTSLGVITSPAVTDAQSGTAIATLTSTEAIGRAMVVARYNENSDTVYVDFLQPYAAQSIQVNTSLANLTAGVDSTVVSARVIGEDGQTLRSNVMVTFSANSGSFSAQAVTTQEGIATTVYRAPVTAGPVTIVASTGGVTGNAMLSIQPGPLASLTLSTTADTLWADNSSETVVRALARDTYGNTALAGTIVAFSASGGSISESASTDANGYAIATFRAGLNPGNATVSALNGTVNGSTSVYLRSTTAEQISLTVNPRQLVANGSSTSVLRALVLDSQNRPVSNGTTVVFTSEQGQLGGAAAATSKGNAAISGSGSSNQFAQPWERVRGSVSEKALRGPDRRNPIFSVYSAVTDGGYAIATLTSSTVTGTDLVTASTNGLSAEETVTYVAGTAATVTVTPGVTQIPADGISSTPISCRVYDAYGNALAGGIPISVTSTLGTLQPTSGFTNSSGIFTTNLTSSRQVGHCAIVATSSQASGYGEVEFTAAEVAGVTLSSGSSSILADGTSSTVVTCVVRDDFNQPISGRAVNWSTTAGIGSLQVITSVTNNDGLATARFTSGASNSDASQIVTAEVDGESGSYALTMRGVTVLIQSSHATLPADGITTTDVRATVRETSSGVAVANVTVRFAATRGAIEQFSLTNESGIATAVYQTSNEAGDVQISATYGSALRAETSITLTSTEAQDVIVSITSRQLLANGVASTQVQGLVRDAGGYPVPNTLVTFTAYSGGTFTPQTSLTNASGIALSTFTSVASETDLNASIEAAIERSATVDSIALLGVNLSASGNAQMLPANGAATATITVSLREASSTIAIPNATILCGASLGSIPSSVTTNSAGIATLTYTAGTEVGEAYIIVRYGNQLRDTVAITLFSPSPSAIELNASTNSILADGQSTSNLSCRLIDQSGNPISNVAVSWSMVGSGSLTSGTSITNADGYATNTFRSAGSMNDLQSTIRVNSQSASDSVVVFSRGVTVQASAQYSAMPANGVSQNAIQVHVRETTSMVAVSNMPVNFGTSLGYIVNSAMTNASGIASANLTAASSSGTAMIACYLGPQLGDTVSVNMYAPIAQTINVTAQNQSVRADGISSMQISANVFDAMGVPVAGTPVTWSASGISYTPTVTVTNAQGTATLTFTPPAYAIDQTTTITAASGTAQGFSSVTLRGVTVNASAVPNLVVADGISTSQIRVHVLETTSQIAIPQATVYFGTNFGSVPNSSTTDASGIATVSLQASTQTGTAVVTASYGQTLTAQAAVTFAPSTPTTLSLTANPTILFADNSSTSTLVANVTDQNGNPVPNGTQVRFSIPPQSGTLENLRTTTGGVATNMLVSSSTPDTFFVSAWAESHPLVRDSVQIIYRVGEPAVVTLSASADSLRADGISTDSITARVTDAVGHLLPNVEVQFSTTIGNITASRTTNSQGVAVVPFSSSQTGTAIITASAGTASSSYTVYLLPGNPNSIQLSFTPNSVGVRGSGRNETLLITALVRDANNNPVLDGTNVFFNINNSPGGGDFLSSTGAIPTINGLATVAYNSGTVSGTARIRAVCQGVSGVSTEILIYAGPPYIENVLDGCLSSHMAIGATPCNMFGMDRVGESVELVCLVGDRYNNPVTPGTAVYFTTSGGVVTTATGYTDSAGFARVTLYSGNPLPTVSRWLNSLTDPNLGTAILCSDVPDRDGVAKILVKTAGVDATGDSVWVWSTTNVTFDYSQPILNLREVTVNGNPNERTLFIGENALIRFALHDFNFWPMVSGTVVTFSASSGNVYPSQIVLGCPGDTSYTVSFFNNLTITDDDVATPVLINVDAAYGAAYAFTQTFTLRAAFNSLAMPEERGEEIIQ is encoded by the coding sequence ATGCAGCGCCGTTTGCCAGTACAGTTTTGGTTACCGATGGGTACGTTGCTCAGCGTAGCCCTGTGGTACGGATGCGAACAGAAGGGCGATTTCAGCCCGGTTTCATCTGCGAGAGACAATCTCGCGTTCATCGAGGCTATCATCATTGATCCGCCTGTGATCATGCCGCAGGCTACTGCTACAATCGAGGCGCGGATCGTGAATGAACAGCAAGAGCCGGCTCCCGGCGAGAACGTTCGGTTCACCGCCACCCGCGGCAGTTTCGGTGCCGCAGGACCGGATACGACAGTCGTTACCGATAACTACGGCAAGGCAAGGACAAGTTACACGGCGCCGGCGGACACCGGCAATGTGTCTTTGCACGTCGAGTTGTTAAGTATGCAAGCAACGCAGACCCGAACCATTTCGGTGACCACCACAGGTTCTGATCCGAACGGACTTGTTTCCGCGATTGCTGACGACGACACTCTGTTTGCCGACAATGGAGCATCCAGCACTCGCATACGCGCGCGTGTTCGGACGGCATCGAACAATCCGGTCGGCGGCGCAGAGGTGAATTTCTCGACGTCGCTCGGCGTAATAACCTCACCAGCAGTAACAGACGCGCAAAGTGGAACCGCAATCGCGACATTGACTTCGACTGAAGCTATTGGACGGGCCATGGTTGTCGCGAGATACAATGAGAACTCCGACACTGTGTACGTCGACTTCCTGCAGCCGTATGCTGCTCAGTCCATTCAGGTAAATACCTCGCTTGCAAATTTGACAGCAGGTGTCGACTCGACTGTGGTCAGCGCACGTGTGATTGGAGAGGACGGGCAAACCCTTCGCAGTAACGTTATGGTGACGTTCAGTGCGAATTCAGGAAGTTTCTCGGCACAAGCCGTGACAACACAAGAAGGTATCGCCACAACTGTCTATCGTGCGCCGGTGACGGCAGGACCGGTGACCATCGTCGCTTCAACTGGCGGCGTAACCGGAAATGCCATGCTCAGCATTCAGCCAGGCCCCCTCGCGTCACTGACGCTGTCGACAACGGCGGACACGCTCTGGGCCGACAACTCCAGCGAAACGGTCGTACGCGCCCTCGCCCGTGATACATACGGTAACACTGCTTTGGCAGGTACAATTGTCGCGTTTAGTGCATCTGGAGGAAGCATCTCCGAGTCAGCATCAACTGACGCAAACGGCTACGCGATTGCCACTTTTCGTGCTGGGCTGAATCCGGGTAATGCTACAGTATCGGCACTAAATGGCACTGTAAATGGGAGCACAAGTGTCTATCTGAGATCCACGACAGCAGAGCAGATATCCTTGACGGTGAATCCACGTCAACTTGTGGCAAATGGCTCGAGCACCTCAGTTCTTCGCGCTTTAGTCCTTGATTCGCAGAACCGTCCCGTTTCAAATGGAACAACCGTGGTATTCACGTCTGAACAAGGGCAGTTGGGTGGCGCAGCAGCCGCGACCAGCAAGGGAAACGCAGCGATAAGCGGCAGTGGGTCGAGTAACCAGTTTGCACAGCCATGGGAGCGTGTGCGAGGATCAGTATCTGAGAAGGCGCTTCGTGGTCCGGACCGCAGAAATCCGATTTTCAGCGTCTACAGCGCTGTGACTGACGGTGGATATGCGATTGCAACGCTTACAAGCTCGACCGTCACGGGAACCGATCTTGTCACGGCAAGCACAAACGGGCTGTCTGCTGAAGAGACAGTAACATATGTAGCGGGTACGGCCGCGACTGTGACAGTCACGCCGGGTGTGACACAGATTCCCGCTGACGGAATCAGCAGCACGCCGATCTCCTGTCGAGTGTATGATGCATACGGGAATGCTCTTGCAGGCGGAATTCCCATTTCTGTCACATCAACGCTGGGGACGCTTCAACCAACATCCGGCTTCACAAATTCGTCGGGAATCTTCACAACAAACTTGACGAGTTCACGGCAGGTTGGACACTGTGCAATCGTTGCAACCTCAAGTCAAGCAAGCGGGTACGGCGAGGTTGAGTTCACTGCGGCAGAAGTAGCAGGCGTAACACTATCCAGCGGTAGTTCTTCAATTCTAGCAGACGGCACCTCATCAACCGTTGTCACGTGCGTAGTAAGAGACGACTTCAATCAGCCCATCAGTGGGCGTGCCGTCAACTGGAGTACCACTGCCGGAATCGGATCACTACAGGTCATCACTTCCGTCACGAACAACGACGGTCTCGCAACTGCGCGATTTACGAGCGGTGCATCAAATTCGGATGCCTCACAAATAGTGACTGCCGAAGTTGACGGCGAGTCAGGATCGTACGCGCTGACCATGCGCGGAGTAACCGTTCTCATCCAGTCAAGTCATGCAACCCTTCCTGCGGACGGCATAACAACCACCGATGTGCGGGCGACGGTTCGCGAAACATCGAGCGGTGTTGCAGTTGCTAATGTCACAGTAAGATTTGCTGCGACACGGGGAGCGATTGAACAGTTTTCGCTGACGAACGAAAGCGGCATCGCAACTGCAGTCTACCAGACTTCGAATGAAGCCGGTGATGTGCAGATCAGCGCGACCTACGGAAGTGCGCTTCGTGCCGAAACGAGTATCACTCTAACGAGCACGGAAGCCCAAGATGTAATCGTGAGCATTACAAGCCGTCAGTTGCTTGCAAACGGGGTCGCAAGCACTCAAGTTCAGGGGCTAGTGCGGGATGCAGGTGGATATCCAGTGCCGAATACTCTGGTGACCTTTACAGCGTACTCCGGCGGCACTTTCACGCCGCAAACATCGCTTACAAACGCCAGCGGCATCGCTTTGTCAACGTTCACTTCAGTCGCCTCGGAGACAGACTTAAACGCATCAATTGAGGCAGCAATTGAGCGAAGCGCAACCGTCGACTCGATCGCGCTCTTAGGAGTCAACCTGTCGGCAAGTGGAAACGCGCAGATGCTGCCAGCGAACGGCGCTGCAACCGCAACCATTACAGTAAGTCTAAGAGAGGCAAGCAGCACGATTGCAATTCCCAATGCGACGATACTCTGCGGAGCTTCGCTGGGTTCGATTCCTTCATCGGTGACGACAAACTCCGCCGGCATCGCGACATTGACCTATACCGCCGGCACTGAAGTAGGAGAAGCGTACATCATCGTGCGATACGGCAACCAACTCCGTGACACTGTGGCAATAACGTTGTTCTCTCCTTCACCATCAGCAATTGAGCTGAACGCATCAACGAACTCCATACTTGCTGACGGTCAAAGCACGAGCAACCTAAGCTGCCGCCTGATTGATCAAAGCGGGAATCCGATTTCAAATGTCGCAGTTTCGTGGAGCATGGTCGGATCAGGAAGTCTCACGTCTGGCACTTCGATCACAAACGCGGATGGTTACGCGACTAACACGTTCCGCAGTGCCGGGAGCATGAATGACTTGCAAAGCACGATTCGAGTAAACTCTCAGTCCGCATCAGATTCAGTAGTGGTATTCAGCCGCGGCGTCACGGTGCAGGCAAGCGCGCAGTATTCAGCGATGCCTGCCAATGGGGTTTCTCAAAATGCAATCCAAGTGCATGTACGAGAGACTACGAGTATGGTCGCTGTCTCCAATATGCCTGTCAACTTTGGAACGAGCCTGGGCTACATTGTAAACAGCGCGATGACGAACGCATCAGGTATTGCGAGTGCGAATCTGACCGCCGCGTCGAGCAGCGGCACGGCAATGATTGCATGCTACCTTGGGCCGCAGCTCGGTGATACAGTATCGGTAAACATGTACGCGCCGATCGCACAGACGATAAACGTGACCGCGCAGAATCAGTCGGTACGTGCAGACGGCATCAGTTCAATGCAGATATCGGCGAACGTATTTGATGCTATGGGAGTTCCCGTAGCAGGAACACCTGTTACGTGGAGTGCGAGCGGAATAAGCTATACGCCTACAGTTACTGTGACCAACGCGCAAGGCACAGCAACCCTGACGTTCACTCCCCCGGCCTATGCAATAGACCAAACGACGACCATCACCGCTGCGTCCGGCACTGCACAGGGATTCTCGAGTGTGACACTTCGCGGAGTAACCGTTAATGCTTCCGCTGTTCCCAATCTGGTAGTTGCTGACGGCATTTCGACTTCGCAAATTCGCGTTCATGTCCTGGAAACCACATCGCAAATCGCTATTCCGCAAGCGACGGTATACTTCGGAACCAACTTTGGGTCCGTGCCGAATTCGTCCACGACAGATGCGAGCGGAATCGCAACTGTATCATTGCAAGCTTCTACGCAAACAGGTACGGCCGTTGTCACGGCAAGTTACGGTCAGACCTTAACAGCACAGGCCGCCGTAACCTTTGCACCTTCCACGCCGACTACACTATCGTTGACGGCGAACCCGACCATCCTGTTTGCGGACAACAGTAGCACATCAACCCTTGTGGCCAATGTAACGGATCAAAATGGAAATCCTGTTCCAAATGGCACGCAGGTACGATTCAGCATACCGCCACAATCCGGCACACTTGAGAATCTTCGCACCACAACTGGTGGAGTCGCGACGAATATGCTCGTCTCGAGTTCAACACCGGATACGTTCTTTGTATCTGCGTGGGCTGAGAGCCACCCGCTGGTACGGGACAGTGTGCAGATAATCTATCGCGTTGGAGAGCCGGCCGTGGTTACTCTATCGGCCTCCGCTGATAGCTTGCGGGCAGACGGAATATCAACAGATAGTATTACGGCAAGAGTGACCGATGCTGTGGGACATCTGCTGCCAAATGTTGAGGTCCAGTTTAGCACAACGATCGGCAACATTACGGCAAGTCGTACAACTAACTCACAAGGTGTCGCAGTTGTTCCGTTCAGCTCCTCTCAAACAGGAACCGCAATCATTACTGCGAGCGCGGGAACCGCGTCCAGCAGCTACACTGTATACTTGCTGCCTGGAAATCCGAACAGCATTCAGCTGAGCTTCACACCAAACTCCGTAGGCGTTCGAGGAAGTGGACGAAATGAAACGCTTTTGATTACCGCCTTAGTGCGGGACGCAAACAACAACCCGGTCCTTGACGGTACGAACGTTTTCTTCAATATCAACAACTCGCCGGGTGGCGGTGACTTCCTGTCAAGCACAGGTGCAATTCCGACAATAAATGGCCTTGCAACAGTGGCGTACAACAGCGGAACCGTTTCAGGAACAGCCAGGATACGAGCTGTGTGCCAAGGAGTTAGCGGTGTTTCGACCGAAATCCTGATCTATGCCGGTCCGCCGTACATCGAAAACGTTCTCGACGGTTGTTTGTCAAGCCACATGGCGATAGGGGCGACGCCCTGCAATATGTTTGGTATGGACAGAGTTGGCGAGAGTGTCGAATTGGTTTGTCTTGTGGGTGACCGGTACAACAACCCGGTAACGCCGGGAACAGCTGTCTACTTTACGACGTCCGGCGGCGTTGTGACCACCGCGACAGGATACACCGACTCAGCTGGCTTTGCGCGTGTGACTTTATACAGCGGAAACCCGTTGCCGACCGTGAGTCGCTGGCTCAACTCACTAACAGATCCGAATCTCGGGACGGCAATTCTATGTTCAGACGTGCCGGACCGTGATGGTGTTGCGAAGATCCTTGTTAAGACAGCCGGCGTTGACGCCACAGGAGACAGCGTCTGGGTGTGGTCGACTACGAACGTGACTTTTGACTACAGCCAGCCGATTCTGAACCTTCGCGAAGTCACCGTAAACGGTAATCCGAACGAACGTACCCTCTTCATTGGGGAGAACGCCTTGATTCGATTTGCTCTGCACGATTTCAACTTCTGGCCGATGGTGTCAGGAACAGTTGTTACATTCAGCGCAAGTTCTGGCAATGTCTATCCGTCCCAGATCGTGCTTGGTTGTCCGGGCGACACATCGTATACCGTGAGCTTCTTCAACAACCTGACAATCACTGATGACGACGTCGCGACACCGGTGCTTATCAATGTCGACGCAGCCTATGGAGCAGCCTACGCTTTCACGCAAACATTCACGCTGAGAGCAGCATTCAATTCGCTTGCAATGCCTGAAGAGCGCGGCGAAGAAATCATTCAATAA
- a CDS encoding type II secretion system GspH family protein translates to MNKHRRIRKLERGVSLLEVMVTVLIVTGGLVVVMSSFVGMQKSSRYVEKMETANSLLRLEMEMLRNIPYSSIRSSEANYGTAWSDQQDFRRQLIVTDLGNLKRVRVLVYFDGDKHVAEATTIIARL, encoded by the coding sequence ATGAATAAGCACAGACGAATACGAAAGTTAGAGCGCGGGGTATCATTGCTCGAAGTGATGGTGACGGTTCTGATCGTTACCGGTGGACTAGTTGTCGTGATGTCCTCCTTTGTTGGCATGCAGAAGTCAAGTCGTTATGTCGAGAAGATGGAGACCGCAAACAGCCTCTTGCGCCTCGAAATGGAGATGCTCAGAAACATCCCTTATTCGAGTATTCGATCAAGCGAGGCGAACTACGGTACTGCCTGGAGCGACCAGCAAGACTTTCGACGACAGCTGATTGTCACGGATCTTGGAAATCTGAAGCGCGTTCGAGTGTTAGTTTATTTTGACGGTGACAAGCACGTTGCTGAAGCGACTACAATCATTGCAAGGCTATAA
- a CDS encoding tetratricopeptide repeat protein, whose product MKLEKNTLKNPEAKARRAFRSGRWKLGAQILEEQLRSNGEDFAKWNLIGDLKFRAGEREAALTLWRRALDGYMQEALHENALGVARKVVRMIPEEVDVYLSISEAYLGLEYYADAISAFRTFIKLNKSSSLSERKNWFRKLLSCDVKHLHLIEEIQHILAESHLEDIELERDVKRWAEQMSIVHEAVAIAPESESFEPISISAQEAISDEEMGLATLGESDSEFHMPYPISNVETRDEGAEVKYSYNVDHDFEVPSEKSEEPLPEGQGKDHYDLGVVYAEMKLWDAAMTEFQTARRDRSMRGRATIELAQCFKNANDPHRALRLLEEESALGQYESSIQDDIAYELGVLHQLVGNTSDAIEYLAQIGHQSAHHADAAHRLAELKAQ is encoded by the coding sequence ATGAAACTTGAGAAGAACACCCTAAAGAACCCTGAAGCAAAAGCGCGGCGTGCATTCCGAAGCGGGCGTTGGAAACTAGGGGCGCAGATTCTCGAAGAGCAGCTTCGCTCTAACGGCGAGGATTTCGCGAAATGGAATCTTATAGGTGATCTAAAGTTCCGAGCAGGCGAGCGAGAAGCAGCGCTCACGCTATGGCGTCGCGCGCTCGACGGATACATGCAAGAGGCACTTCACGAGAATGCTTTGGGCGTTGCGCGAAAAGTTGTGCGCATGATCCCAGAGGAGGTCGACGTATATCTGTCGATCTCCGAAGCTTACCTCGGCCTAGAGTATTATGCCGACGCAATTTCTGCATTCCGGACGTTCATAAAGCTAAACAAGTCGAGCTCTCTGAGTGAGCGAAAGAACTGGTTTCGCAAGCTCTTGTCCTGCGACGTCAAGCATCTTCACCTGATAGAAGAAATTCAGCACATTCTCGCTGAGTCACACCTCGAGGACATCGAGCTTGAGCGCGATGTAAAGAGGTGGGCCGAGCAAATGAGCATCGTACATGAAGCCGTAGCGATTGCGCCTGAAAGTGAATCGTTTGAACCTATCTCGATTAGTGCACAGGAAGCAATTAGTGACGAGGAGATGGGTCTTGCCACGTTAGGCGAGTCCGACTCTGAGTTTCATATGCCATACCCAATCTCTAATGTCGAAACGCGTGACGAGGGGGCGGAGGTCAAATACAGCTACAACGTGGATCATGACTTCGAAGTGCCAAGTGAGAAATCGGAAGAACCTCTACCTGAGGGCCAAGGGAAGGATCACTATGATCTGGGTGTTGTCTATGCTGAAATGAAGCTCTGGGATGCAGCGATGACGGAGTTTCAAACTGCAAGGCGAGATCGTAGTATGCGTGGCAGGGCAACGATAGAATTAGCACAATGTTTCAAGAATGCGAACGATCCCCACAGAGCGCTCCGACTTCTCGAAGAGGAGTCGGCGTTAGGGCAATATGAATCCAGTATTCAGGATGACATCGCCTATGAATTAGGCGTGTTGCATCAGTTGGTGGGGAACACGTCCGACGCAATTGAGTACTTAGCGCAAATTGGGCATCAATCGGCGCACCATGCAGACGCGGCGCACAGGCTAGCGGAACTGAAAGCACAATAG
- a CDS encoding type IV pilus twitching motility protein PilT has protein sequence MDLKGLLELLFTRKASDLHLRVGSVPVLRIDGNLFGTRPEPVSEREMNALLSETVTTQQLEKFLKEKELDLALTVPGHGRVRVNAYFQKGTAALAFRAIKTLIPGFSELNLPSVVEKLCNSRRGIILLTGATGSGKSTTMASMIEHINQTRSVNILTIEDPIEYVFSNKKSLIAQREVLIDTESFLAALTHALREDPDIIMVGEIRDQNTMKIALQAAETGHLVLTSLHTLNAVEAVNRIISFFPLNEQAQIRSMLAGSLQSVISQRLVSRSDVRGRVPLVEVMINTTAIRECLVQPDKMNLIHGLIEDDQGTHGMQTFDQSIYALYKKGIISLETALENANNPNDVEMAVRGIKASGSRLVEVS, from the coding sequence ATGGACTTGAAAGGCCTCTTGGAGCTTCTCTTTACGAGGAAAGCTTCCGATCTGCATCTAAGAGTAGGAAGTGTTCCGGTTCTGCGAATTGACGGAAACTTGTTCGGCACCAGGCCGGAACCTGTCAGCGAGCGTGAGATGAATGCCCTACTAAGCGAGACGGTTACTACGCAACAGCTTGAGAAGTTTCTAAAGGAAAAGGAACTTGATCTTGCCCTTACTGTTCCCGGTCATGGACGTGTCAGAGTGAATGCCTATTTCCAGAAAGGCACAGCGGCACTTGCATTTAGAGCAATTAAGACGCTAATCCCGGGCTTCAGCGAACTGAATTTGCCGTCCGTAGTTGAAAAGCTTTGCAATAGTAGGCGTGGCATAATTCTGCTGACAGGGGCAACTGGGTCAGGCAAGTCAACAACGATGGCTTCGATGATCGAGCACATCAATCAGACGCGTAGTGTCAATATACTCACAATCGAGGATCCAATTGAGTATGTCTTCAGTAACAAGAAGTCGCTGATCGCTCAGCGTGAAGTGCTGATCGACACAGAGTCATTCCTGGCGGCACTCACCCACGCGCTTCGTGAAGACCCTGATATCATTATGGTCGGCGAGATCCGCGACCAGAACACGATGAAGATTGCTCTGCAGGCGGCTGAGACCGGGCATCTGGTTCTTACCTCTTTGCATACCTTGAATGCAGTCGAGGCTGTGAATCGCATCATCTCGTTCTTCCCGCTTAACGAGCAAGCACAAATACGAAGCATGCTCGCAGGTTCATTGCAATCCGTAATTTCGCAGCGGCTTGTCTCAAGAAGTGACGTACGCGGTCGAGTTCCCTTAGTTGAGGTCATGATAAATACAACTGCAATTCGTGAATGCCTGGTGCAGCCGGACAAGATGAACTTGATCCATGGACTGATCGAGGATGATCAAGGAACACATGGAATGCAGACATTCGACCAGTCAATTTATGCACTTTACAAGAAGGGGATCATATCGCTCGAGACCGCTTTGGAGAATGCCAATAATCCGAACGATGTCGAAATGGCGGTACGTGGCATAAAGGCCTCAGGATCCAGGCTCGTGGAGGTGTCATAA
- a CDS encoding PAS domain-containing protein → MTNVNLNSVSEPIDIAAAVRTAIEDVLYVIDPNGRFIDANDKCCRILGVEYSAISSLVLDDFIDNQDRQMVDRAREQIVNARKSARMILPLRSAGGGRQVLEVIESPLQQNGQVIGIVGVGRDVTEEDAIEAKLWESQEDRESALAYAVEASLGMIRGYVYSLQNLDSLPVSLHDRYRSVLIEEIETLGRSVENLLQGRSPSDYNTAAELCNVQDIVNEVQQAMQGEARRRDIDLTVTPSESEVLLYTKPDAVWRMLANLVDYCMLRIIHAGDIRMMCVDCEEYVEIRLNSSGPMPTQAEINGIMTDTCAVPSDGHGSPNGSKVDLFIARVLCNALGGGIMVNAADGGRLELIAMLPRHVQQLGVNYPELFESNGR, encoded by the coding sequence ATGACGAACGTCAATCTGAATAGTGTGTCAGAGCCGATTGATATCGCAGCAGCCGTCCGCACTGCAATAGAGGACGTGTTATATGTCATTGATCCGAATGGCAGGTTTATAGACGCCAATGACAAGTGCTGTCGCATACTTGGTGTCGAGTACTCTGCGATAAGCTCGCTTGTGCTTGATGACTTCATTGATAACCAAGATCGACAAATGGTCGACAGGGCACGCGAGCAGATTGTCAATGCAAGGAAGAGTGCACGTATGATTCTGCCATTGCGCTCTGCCGGTGGTGGAAGACAAGTGCTTGAAGTGATTGAGTCTCCACTCCAACAGAATGGTCAGGTGATTGGAATTGTTGGGGTTGGACGCGATGTTACGGAAGAGGACGCCATCGAGGCAAAGCTATGGGAGAGCCAGGAGGACCGGGAATCTGCCTTAGCGTATGCTGTCGAAGCGTCGCTCGGAATGATTAGAGGCTACGTTTACTCGCTCCAGAACTTGGATAGCCTTCCGGTGAGCCTGCATGACAGATACAGAAGCGTCTTGATCGAGGAGATTGAGACACTTGGGCGGAGCGTAGAGAACCTGTTACAAGGCAGATCTCCCTCTGACTACAATACGGCGGCCGAGTTGTGTAACGTTCAAGACATCGTGAACGAAGTGCAGCAAGCAATGCAAGGGGAGGCGCGTCGACGGGATATTGACCTGACAGTCACACCAAGCGAAAGCGAAGTGCTGTTGTATACGAAACCTGATGCCGTATGGAGAATGCTTGCCAACTTGGTTGACTACTGCATGCTGCGGATCATTCATGCCGGTGACATTCGCATGATGTGCGTCGACTGCGAAGAGTATGTGGAGATCCGATTAAACAGCTCGGGTCCGATGCCAACTCAGGCAGAAATTAATGGAATCATGACTGACACGTGCGCAGTGCCGAGCGATGGTCACGGTAGTCCAAACGGTAGCAAAGTAGACTTGTTTATTGCGCGAGTTCTGTGCAACGCGCTCGGTGGCGGTATCATGGTCAACGCAGCAGATGGCGGTCGTCTGGAGCTAATTGCGATGCTTCCACGTCATGTTCAACAACTCGGTGTAAACTATCCGGAGCTATTCGAAAGCAACGGACGATAA